The Cellulosimicrobium cellulans genome contains the following window.
CCCGTGGGGCGCGTTCCTCGACTCGACGCTCGACCGCCTCGCGGACGCGGCCGTGTTCGTCGGCCTCACGCTGTGGTTCGTCCGGGCGGACGACCCGCGCCTGACCCCCGACCTCGCCGCCTGGGGGACCGGCGTCGCGCTCGCGTGCCTCGCGCTCGGCGCCGTCGTGCCCTACGCGCGCGCCCGGGCCGAGAGCGTCGGCATGACCGCGCAGGTCGGGATCGCGGAGCGCGCCGACCGGCTCGTCGCCGCGCTCGTCGCGGCCGGGATCGTCGGCCTGGGCGTCCCGCCCGTCGTGCTCGTCGTCGTCCTGGGGCTGCTCGCGCTCGCGAGCGCGGTCACGGTCGTGCAGCGCGTCGCCACCGTGCGCCGTCAGGCCCTCGCGCTGGCGGCCGCGCGCCCCGAGGAGAAGGAGGACGGTCGCTGATGGCCCTCGACGCCGGCAAGGCGTTCACGTTCGCCTGGCGCAACGCGCGCAAGGTCCCCGAACCGGTCCTGCGCGGGCTGTTCACCGTGATCGCCGACGTGACCTGGCTCCTGCGCGGCGGGGGAGTGCGCCAGCTCGAGCGCAATCTCGCGCGCGTCCGCCCGGAGCTCGCGCCGCGGGCCCTGCGTCGCCTGTCGCGAGCCGGGATGCGCTCGTACATGCGCTACTACCGCGAGGCGTTCACCCTGCCCGCGTGGAGCCCCGAGCGGATCCGGGCCCGGGTGCGGGTCGTCGGGCTCGACAACGTCGGGCGGCACCTCGACGGTGACCGGAGCCCGGTGCTGGCGCTGTCGCACCAGGGGAACTGGGACCTCGCTGGTGCGTACGCGACGCCGAACATCGCGCCCGTGCTCACCGTCGCGGAACGGCTGAAGCCCGACGAGCTGTTCGAGGAGTTCCTCGCGTTCCGCACCTCGCTCGGCCTCGAGATCCTCGCCCTCGGCGACGGGGACGTCTTCCGGGACCTCGTGCGCGGTGCGAGCAGGCCCGGACGGATCATCCCGCTGCTCGCCGACCGCGACCTCACCCACCGCGGCGTGGAGGTCGACCTGTTCGGTCACCGGGCGCGCGTCGCCGCCGGGCCTGCGGCGCTCGCCGTCACGACCGGCGCCCCGCTGGTCCCCGCGGGCATCTACTACGAGCGCCTGCACGGTGCGCGCCGACGGGCCGCCCGTTCGCCGTGGGGCCTGGTCATCCGCTTCTTCCCGCAGGTCGAGGTCGCGCAGGACGTCCCGCGCGCCGAGCGCGTCGCCGCGGCCACCCAGGGCTGGGTCGACGCCCTGAGCGTCGCGATCCACGAGCATCCCGAGGACTGGCACATGCTCCAGAAGGTGTTCGTCGACGACCTCGACCCCGCGCGCTACGCCCAGACCCGGGCTGCCGCGGGCGAGCAGGACACGGAGCGGGTCGCATGAGCCTGCGCGTGGGGATCGTGTGCCCCTACTCCTTCGAGGCCCCGGGCGGGGTCCAGTTCCACGTCCGCGACCTCGCCGAGGCGCTCATGGCCCAGGGGCACGAGGTCTCCGTGCTCGCCCCCGCCGACGACGACACACCGGTCCCGGAGTACGTGACGCCCGCCGGGGGCGCGGTCCCGGTCCGGTACAACGGGTCGGTCGCGCGCGTGACGTTCGGTCCCCGGAGCGCGAGCCGGGTCCGGCGCTGGCTCGAGGCGGGCCGGTTCGACGTGCTCCACATCCACGAGCCCGTGAACCCGTCGCTGAGCATGGTCGCGCTGTGGATCGCCCAGGGCCCGATCGTCGGGACGTTCCACACCTCGATCGTGCGCTCGCGCGCGCTCCAGGTCGCGTACCCGCTCG
Protein-coding sequences here:
- the pgsA gene encoding phosphatidylinositol phosphate synthase — its product is MFGRLRTLTTRLFTPLAAVLLRLGVSPDAVTVAGTLGVVVGALWLFPTGHLFAGVMVVMVCAFADVLDGVMARRAGRSGPWGAFLDSTLDRLADAAVFVGLTLWFVRADDPRLTPDLAAWGTGVALACLALGAVVPYARARAESVGMTAQVGIAERADRLVAALVAAGIVGLGVPPVVLVVVLGLLALASAVTVVQRVATVRRQALALAAARPEEKEDGR
- a CDS encoding phosphatidylinositol mannoside acyltransferase, giving the protein MALDAGKAFTFAWRNARKVPEPVLRGLFTVIADVTWLLRGGGVRQLERNLARVRPELAPRALRRLSRAGMRSYMRYYREAFTLPAWSPERIRARVRVVGLDNVGRHLDGDRSPVLALSHQGNWDLAGAYATPNIAPVLTVAERLKPDELFEEFLAFRTSLGLEILALGDGDVFRDLVRGASRPGRIIPLLADRDLTHRGVEVDLFGHRARVAAGPAALAVTTGAPLVPAGIYYERLHGARRRAARSPWGLVIRFFPQVEVAQDVPRAERVAAATQGWVDALSVAIHEHPEDWHMLQKVFVDDLDPARYAQTRAAAGEQDTERVA